A single Gambusia affinis linkage group LG20, SWU_Gaff_1.0, whole genome shotgun sequence DNA region contains:
- the abcc3 gene encoding ATP-binding cassette sub-family C member 3 isoform X6, producing the protein MNSSGGTNSPATKKMGWLCGEKLHFWEPNQTFHTDRPDLSECFQLSVLAWLPCVFLWAASPAYIYYLKKSSRGYIMMSLLNRFKTVFGLLLWIVCWADLFSSFHELQKGQSPPPIYFITPLVLGITMLLATFLIQYERLHGIQSSGVLFIFWFLSVLCAIVPFRSKILKAFSSDEVPDKLRFTSFYLYFGLILLELVLCCLNEKPPLFSNVVTDPNPCPETTAGFLSTVTFWWFTSLAIKGYKMPLEAKDLWSLNERDSSKKIVPKLLKEWEKEQSKIKSSEQNLTTKATYAKQQPSATNHVSGGAAGGETSPEEVEVLLSNQKAAPHQPSFLRTLIKAFGPYFLIGSGFKLLQDSITFVNPQLLRMLISFTSQKDVPVWWGYTLAFLMFFTAILQTLILHRHFQYCFVTGMNVRTALIGAIYRKSLVITNAAKRSSTVGEIVNLMSVDAQRFMDLTTFLNMLWSAPLQIMLALYFLWQNLGPSVLAGVAVMVMLIPFNAVIAMKTRAYQVEQMQHKDARIKLMNEILNGIKVLKLYAWENSFKEKILAIRQKELIVLRKTAYLGALSTMAWTSAPFLVALTTFAVFVTVDEKNVLDAEKAFVSLSLFNILRFPLNMLPQVISGLVQASVSLKRIQNFLSHDELDPNSVDRKTSSEFAVSVVNGKFTWAKEDEPVLDNINVMVPQGSLVAVVGHVGCGKSSLISALLGDMEKVEGEVSVRGSVAYVPQQAWIQNATLRDNILFGKSFHESKYRRVLDACALTPDLEVLPGGDMTEIGEKGINLSGGQRQRVSLARALYSDAEVYLLDDPLSAVDSHVSKHIFDNLIGPEGLLKGKTRILVTHGITFLSQVDNIVVMVEGRVSEMGSYQELLNQNGAFAEFLRNYALEDIVEEDEATEELIEDELFPDDVLSNHHTDMVDNEPTVNEAKKSFMRQISILSGDSENLRCRSVRRQSQKKHQEAQEKKKPQEGQNLIQAETAETGRVKTKVFLEYAKAVGLVLSVIICLLYGCQSAAAIGANIWLSQWTSDSLTNQTKENVHMRVGVYAALGIAQGVVVLSSPPSPLSQVCSFWLTASCAGPTVCCGRPSSHTATCCRGSCVPRRPSSRAPRLGGY; encoded by the exons GAACCCAATCAGACGTTCCACACGGACCGGCCCGACCTCTCCGAGTGTTTCCAGCTCTCCGTCCTGGCGTGGCTGCCCTGCGTCTTCCTGTGGGCTGCCTCTCCGGCCTACATCTACTACCTGAAGAAGAGCAGCCGAGGGTACATCATGATGTCGCTGCTGAACAGGTTCAAAACA GTGTTCGGCTTGTTGCTTTGGATCGTGTGCTGGGCCGACCTCTTCTCCTCATTTCACGAGCTGCAGAAGGGTCAGTCCCCGCCCCCCATCTACTTCATCACCCCGCTGGTGCTCGGCATCACCATG ctGCTGGCCACGTTCCTGATCCAGTATGAGAGGTTACACGGGATCCAGTCCTCGGGGGTCCTCTTCATCTTCTGGTTCCTGTCCGTGCTGTGCGCCATCGTGCCTTTCCGCTCCAAGATCCTGAAGGCCTTCAGCTCG GACGAAGTTCCAGATAAGCTGCGCTTCACCTCCTTCTACTTGTATTTCGGCCTGATCCTCCTCGAGCTCGTCCTCTGCTGCTTGAATGAGAAACCTCCTCTCTTCTCCAATGTGGTCACTGACCCT AATCCGTGCCCTGAAACTACAGCAGGCTTTCTGTCCACCGTGACCTTCTGGTGGTTCACAAG TTTGGCCATCAAAGGTTACAAAATGCCCCTTGAAGCCAAAGACTTGTGGTCGCTGAACGAGCGCGACAGCTCCAAGAAGATAGTGCCGAAACTCCTGAAGGAGTGGGAGAAGGAGCAAAGCAAGATCAAGAG CAGTGAACAGAATCTGACCACCAAGGCGACGTACGCTAAGCAGCAACCATCGGCCACCAACCACGTCTCAGGAGGAGCCGCGGGGGGCGAAACCAGCCCGGAGGAAGTGGAGGTGCTGCTGTCCAATCAGAAAGCGGCTCCCCACCAGCCGTCCTTCCTCCGCACCCTCATCAAAGCGTTCGGCCCCTACTTTCTGATTGGCTCGGGCTTTAAGCTCCTGCAGGATTCCATCACCTTCGTCAACCCGCAGCTGCTCag AATGTTGATCTCCTTCACCAGTCAGAAGGACGTCCCTGTTTGGTGGGGTTACACGCTGGCCTTCCTCATGTTCTTCACAGCCATACTGCAGACTCTCATCCTCCACCGGCACTTTCAGTACTGCTTCGTAACGGGGATGAACGTCCGGACCGCTCTCATAGGAGCCATCTACAGGAAG tctctgGTCATAACCAATGCTGCCAAGCGTTCCTCTACGGTGGGAGAAATAGTGAATCTGATGTCTGTCGACGCTCAAAGGTTCATGGATCTCACCACCTTCCTCAACATGCTCTGGTCTGCTCCTCTGCAAATTATGCTGGCGCTCTACTTCCTCTGGCAG AACCTTGGTCCATCTGTGCTGGCTGGAGTGGCTGTCATGGTCATGCTCATCCCCTTTAATGCCGTCATCGCCATGAAGACGCGCGCCTATCAG GTGGAACAGATGCAGCACAAGGACGCTCGTATCAAGCTGATGAATGAGATCCTTAACGGCATCAAAGTCCTCAAGCTGTACGCCTGGGAGAACTCCTTCAAAGAAAAGATCCTGGCGATTCGGCAGAAGGAGCTTATCGTCCTCAGAAAAACAGCCTACCTGGGAGCACTCTCCACCATGGCCTGGACCAGTGCCCCTTTCCTT GTTGCCTTGACGACGTTTGCCGTGTTTGTCACTGTAGATGAGAAGAACGTTCTGGATGCAGAGAAGGCCTTTGTGTCGCTCTCCCTTTTCAACATCCTTCGATTTCCTCTGAACATGCTCCCTCAAGTGATCAGCGGTCTCGTACAG GCGAGCGTGTCGCTGAAGCGAATCCAAAATTTCCTGAGTCATGATGAGTTGGACCCAAACTCTGTGGACAGAAAGACGAGCTCAG AGTTCGCCGTCTCGGTGGTGAACGGGAAATTCACGTGGGCCAAAGAAGATGAACCTGTTCTGGACAA CATCAACGTGATGGTGCCCCAGGGCTCCCTGGTAGCAGTGGTGGGTCATGTTGGCTGTGGGAAATCCTCGCTGATCTCCGCGCTGCTGGGCGACATGGAGAAAGTGGAAGGCGAAGTTTCTGTTCGG GGGTCGGTGGCTTACGTTCCCCAGCAGGCGTGGATACAAAATGCCACCCTGAGGGACAACATCCTGTTTGGGAAGAGCTTCCACGAGTCCAAATACCGCCGTGTTCTGGACGCCTGCGCCTTGACGCCAGATCTGGAAGTGCTGCCTGGAGGAGACATGACAGAGATCGGAGAAAAG GGCATCAACCTCTCCGGCGGTCAGAGGCAGAGGGTCAGCCTGGCTCGAGCGCTGTACAGCGACGCCGAGGTCTACCTCCTGGACGACCCGCTGTCCGCCGTGGACTCCCACGTGTCCAAACACATCTTCGACAACCTGATCGGCCCTGAGGGCTTGTTGAAAGGCAAG ACTCGCATCCTGGTGACGCACGGCATCACCTTCCTGTCTCAGGTGGACAACATCGTGGTGATGGTGGAGGGCCGGGTGTCGGAGATGGGCTCCTACCAAGAGCTGCTCAATCAGAACGGAGCCTTCGCGGAGTTTCTCAGGAACTACGCTCTGGAAGACATCGTGGAGGAGGACGAGGCCACCG AAGAGTTAATAGAAGATGAGTTGTTCCCCGATGACGTCCTTAGCAACCACCACACGGACATGGTGGACAACGAACCTACGGTTAATGAGgcaaagaaaagttttatgaG ACAGATCAGCATCCTGTCAGGAGACAGCGAGAACCTCCGGTGCCGCTCAGTCAGGAGACAGAGCCAGAAGAAGCACCAAGAGGcccaggagaagaagaaacccCAGGAGGGCCAGAACCTCATTCAGGCAGAGACAGCAGAAACAGGCCGG GTAAAAACCAAAGTGTTCCTGGAGTACGCAAAGGCAGTGGGACTAGTGCTGTCGGTGATCATTTGCTTGCTCTACGGCTGCCAGAGTGCCGCCGCCATTGGCGCCAACATCTGGCTCAGCCAGTGGACCAGTGACTCGTTGACAAATCAGACCAAGGAAAACGTTCACATGAGGGTGGGGGTGTACGCAGCGCTGGGCATTGCACAAG GTGTTGTTGTGTTGTCTTCTCCTCCCTCCCCCCTCTCGCAGGTGTGCTCATTTTGGTTAACTGCCTCTTGTGCCGGGCCTACTGTATGCTGCGGGCGGCCAAGCTCACACACCGCAACATGCTGCAGGGGGTCCTGCGTGCCCCGCAGGCCTTCTTCGAGAGCACCCCGACTGGGCGGTTACTGA
- the abcc3 gene encoding ATP-binding cassette sub-family C member 3 isoform X4: MNSSGGTNSPATKKMGWLCGEKLHFWEPNQTFHTDRPDLSECFQLSVLAWLPCVFLWAASPAYIYYLKKSSRGYIMMSLLNRFKTVFGLLLWIVCWADLFSSFHELQKGQSPPPIYFITPLVLGITMLLATFLIQYERLHGIQSSGVLFIFWFLSVLCAIVPFRSKILKAFSSDEVPDKLRFTSFYLYFGLILLELVLCCLNEKPPLFSNVVTDPNPCPETTAGFLSTVTFWWFTSLAIKGYKMPLEAKDLWSLNERDSSKKIVPKLLKEWEKEQSKIKSSEQNLTTKATYAKQQPSATNHVSGGAAGGETSPEEVEVLLSNQKAAPHQPSFLRTLIKAFGPYFLIGSGFKLLQDSITFVNPQLLRMLISFTSQKDVPVWWGYTLAFLMFFTAILQTLILHRHFQYCFVTGMNVRTALIGAIYRKSLVITNAAKRSSTVGEIVNLMSVDAQRFMDLTTFLNMLWSAPLQIMLALYFLWQNLGPSVLAGVAVMVMLIPFNAVIAMKTRAYQVEQMQHKDARIKLMNEILNGIKVLKLYAWENSFKEKILAIRQKELIVLRKTAYLGALSTMAWTSAPFLVALTTFAVFVTVDEKNVLDAEKAFVSLSLFNILRFPLNMLPQVISGLVQASVSLKRIQNFLSHDELDPNSVDRKTSSEFAVSVVNGKFTWAKEDEPVLDNINVMVPQGSLVAVVGHVGCGKSSLISALLGDMEKVEGEVSVRGSVAYVPQQAWIQNATLRDNILFGKSFHESKYRRVLDACALTPDLEVLPGGDMTEIGEKGINLSGGQRQRVSLARALYSDAEVYLLDDPLSAVDSHVSKHIFDNLIGPEGLLKGKTRILVTHGITFLSQVDNIVVMVEGRVSEMGSYQELLNQNGAFAEFLRNYALEDIVEEDEATEELIEDELFPDDVLSNHHTDMVDNEPTVNEAKKSFMRQISILSGDSENLRCRSVRRQSQKKHQEAQEKKKPQEGQNLIQAETAETGRVKTKVFLEYAKAVGLVLSVIICLLYGCQSAAAIGANIWLSQWTSDSLTNQTKENVHMRVGVYAALGIAQGILVMASSFTLAMGNIGAAKKLHANLLNNKLHTPQSFFDTTPIGRIINRFSKDIYVIDEALPSTVLMFLGTFFVSLSTMIVIISSTPIFAVVIAPLAFIYVFVQVCSFWLTASCAGPTVCCGRPSSHTATCCRGSCVPRRPSSRAPRLGGY; this comes from the exons GAACCCAATCAGACGTTCCACACGGACCGGCCCGACCTCTCCGAGTGTTTCCAGCTCTCCGTCCTGGCGTGGCTGCCCTGCGTCTTCCTGTGGGCTGCCTCTCCGGCCTACATCTACTACCTGAAGAAGAGCAGCCGAGGGTACATCATGATGTCGCTGCTGAACAGGTTCAAAACA GTGTTCGGCTTGTTGCTTTGGATCGTGTGCTGGGCCGACCTCTTCTCCTCATTTCACGAGCTGCAGAAGGGTCAGTCCCCGCCCCCCATCTACTTCATCACCCCGCTGGTGCTCGGCATCACCATG ctGCTGGCCACGTTCCTGATCCAGTATGAGAGGTTACACGGGATCCAGTCCTCGGGGGTCCTCTTCATCTTCTGGTTCCTGTCCGTGCTGTGCGCCATCGTGCCTTTCCGCTCCAAGATCCTGAAGGCCTTCAGCTCG GACGAAGTTCCAGATAAGCTGCGCTTCACCTCCTTCTACTTGTATTTCGGCCTGATCCTCCTCGAGCTCGTCCTCTGCTGCTTGAATGAGAAACCTCCTCTCTTCTCCAATGTGGTCACTGACCCT AATCCGTGCCCTGAAACTACAGCAGGCTTTCTGTCCACCGTGACCTTCTGGTGGTTCACAAG TTTGGCCATCAAAGGTTACAAAATGCCCCTTGAAGCCAAAGACTTGTGGTCGCTGAACGAGCGCGACAGCTCCAAGAAGATAGTGCCGAAACTCCTGAAGGAGTGGGAGAAGGAGCAAAGCAAGATCAAGAG CAGTGAACAGAATCTGACCACCAAGGCGACGTACGCTAAGCAGCAACCATCGGCCACCAACCACGTCTCAGGAGGAGCCGCGGGGGGCGAAACCAGCCCGGAGGAAGTGGAGGTGCTGCTGTCCAATCAGAAAGCGGCTCCCCACCAGCCGTCCTTCCTCCGCACCCTCATCAAAGCGTTCGGCCCCTACTTTCTGATTGGCTCGGGCTTTAAGCTCCTGCAGGATTCCATCACCTTCGTCAACCCGCAGCTGCTCag AATGTTGATCTCCTTCACCAGTCAGAAGGACGTCCCTGTTTGGTGGGGTTACACGCTGGCCTTCCTCATGTTCTTCACAGCCATACTGCAGACTCTCATCCTCCACCGGCACTTTCAGTACTGCTTCGTAACGGGGATGAACGTCCGGACCGCTCTCATAGGAGCCATCTACAGGAAG tctctgGTCATAACCAATGCTGCCAAGCGTTCCTCTACGGTGGGAGAAATAGTGAATCTGATGTCTGTCGACGCTCAAAGGTTCATGGATCTCACCACCTTCCTCAACATGCTCTGGTCTGCTCCTCTGCAAATTATGCTGGCGCTCTACTTCCTCTGGCAG AACCTTGGTCCATCTGTGCTGGCTGGAGTGGCTGTCATGGTCATGCTCATCCCCTTTAATGCCGTCATCGCCATGAAGACGCGCGCCTATCAG GTGGAACAGATGCAGCACAAGGACGCTCGTATCAAGCTGATGAATGAGATCCTTAACGGCATCAAAGTCCTCAAGCTGTACGCCTGGGAGAACTCCTTCAAAGAAAAGATCCTGGCGATTCGGCAGAAGGAGCTTATCGTCCTCAGAAAAACAGCCTACCTGGGAGCACTCTCCACCATGGCCTGGACCAGTGCCCCTTTCCTT GTTGCCTTGACGACGTTTGCCGTGTTTGTCACTGTAGATGAGAAGAACGTTCTGGATGCAGAGAAGGCCTTTGTGTCGCTCTCCCTTTTCAACATCCTTCGATTTCCTCTGAACATGCTCCCTCAAGTGATCAGCGGTCTCGTACAG GCGAGCGTGTCGCTGAAGCGAATCCAAAATTTCCTGAGTCATGATGAGTTGGACCCAAACTCTGTGGACAGAAAGACGAGCTCAG AGTTCGCCGTCTCGGTGGTGAACGGGAAATTCACGTGGGCCAAAGAAGATGAACCTGTTCTGGACAA CATCAACGTGATGGTGCCCCAGGGCTCCCTGGTAGCAGTGGTGGGTCATGTTGGCTGTGGGAAATCCTCGCTGATCTCCGCGCTGCTGGGCGACATGGAGAAAGTGGAAGGCGAAGTTTCTGTTCGG GGGTCGGTGGCTTACGTTCCCCAGCAGGCGTGGATACAAAATGCCACCCTGAGGGACAACATCCTGTTTGGGAAGAGCTTCCACGAGTCCAAATACCGCCGTGTTCTGGACGCCTGCGCCTTGACGCCAGATCTGGAAGTGCTGCCTGGAGGAGACATGACAGAGATCGGAGAAAAG GGCATCAACCTCTCCGGCGGTCAGAGGCAGAGGGTCAGCCTGGCTCGAGCGCTGTACAGCGACGCCGAGGTCTACCTCCTGGACGACCCGCTGTCCGCCGTGGACTCCCACGTGTCCAAACACATCTTCGACAACCTGATCGGCCCTGAGGGCTTGTTGAAAGGCAAG ACTCGCATCCTGGTGACGCACGGCATCACCTTCCTGTCTCAGGTGGACAACATCGTGGTGATGGTGGAGGGCCGGGTGTCGGAGATGGGCTCCTACCAAGAGCTGCTCAATCAGAACGGAGCCTTCGCGGAGTTTCTCAGGAACTACGCTCTGGAAGACATCGTGGAGGAGGACGAGGCCACCG AAGAGTTAATAGAAGATGAGTTGTTCCCCGATGACGTCCTTAGCAACCACCACACGGACATGGTGGACAACGAACCTACGGTTAATGAGgcaaagaaaagttttatgaG ACAGATCAGCATCCTGTCAGGAGACAGCGAGAACCTCCGGTGCCGCTCAGTCAGGAGACAGAGCCAGAAGAAGCACCAAGAGGcccaggagaagaagaaacccCAGGAGGGCCAGAACCTCATTCAGGCAGAGACAGCAGAAACAGGCCGG GTAAAAACCAAAGTGTTCCTGGAGTACGCAAAGGCAGTGGGACTAGTGCTGTCGGTGATCATTTGCTTGCTCTACGGCTGCCAGAGTGCCGCCGCCATTGGCGCCAACATCTGGCTCAGCCAGTGGACCAGTGACTCGTTGACAAATCAGACCAAGGAAAACGTTCACATGAGGGTGGGGGTGTACGCAGCGCTGGGCATTGCACAAG GTATCCTGGTCATGGCCTCTTCCTTCACTCTAGCCATGGGGAACATCGGCGCAGCCAAGAAGCTGCACGCCAACCTGCTCAACAACAAACTTCACACACCCCAGTCTTTCTTTGACACCACACCCATAGGACGCATCATCAACCGCTTCTCCAAGGACATCTACGTGATCGACGAGGCGCTGCCGTCCACCGTGCTCATGTTCCTCGGGACCTTCTTCGTTTCCCTCTCCACCATGATCGTTATCATTAGCAGCACGCCCATTTTTGCCGTCGTCATTGCCCCCCTGGCTTTTATTTACGTCTTTGTCCAG GTGTGCTCATTTTGGTTAACTGCCTCTTGTGCCGGGCCTACTGTATGCTGCGGGCGGCCAAGCTCACACACCGCAACATGCTGCAGGGGGTCCTGCGTGCCCCGCAGGCCTTCTTCGAGAGCACCCCGACTGGGCGGTTACTGA